The following are from one region of the Hydrogenimonas sp. SS33 genome:
- a CDS encoding response regulator transcription factor, producing MAKRILLLEDDRALGETLRELLEENGYAVDLAAGGGEAADLSYDNDYDLYIFDINVPEIDGFELLEGLRNARDRTPTLFISAMVDVKTIARGFELGAEDYLKKPFYPEELLIRVNARLAKAEGSIECGDISFDPASSTVRKGGSILPLGEVQLCLLKHFLQNIGKVMDRDVLMECLEQPSAAALRVAINKLKEKTGLRLKNVRGLGYALEAC from the coding sequence ATGGCGAAAAGAATTCTTCTGCTCGAGGATGACCGGGCGCTGGGTGAGACCCTCAGGGAGCTGCTGGAGGAGAACGGGTATGCCGTGGACCTGGCCGCAGGCGGGGGTGAGGCAGCCGACCTGAGTTACGACAACGACTACGACCTCTACATTTTCGACATCAACGTACCGGAGATCGACGGTTTCGAGCTTCTGGAGGGGCTGCGAAACGCCAGAGACCGGACGCCGACGCTTTTCATCAGCGCAATGGTGGATGTCAAAACCATCGCCAGGGGGTTCGAACTGGGGGCGGAGGACTACCTCAAAAAGCCCTTCTATCCCGAGGAACTCCTGATCCGGGTCAACGCCAGGCTGGCGAAGGCGGAAGGGAGCATCGAGTGCGGCGACATCAGTTTCGACCCCGCCAGCTCGACGGTGCGCAAAGGGGGGAGCATTCTGCCTCTGGGGGAGGTGCAGCTCTGCCTTTTGAAACATTTTCTGCAGAATATCGGTAAGGTGATGGACCGCGACGTGTTGATGGAGTGCCTGGAACAGCCCAGTGCCGCCGCGCTGCGGGTCGCCATCAACAAGCTCAAGGAGAAGACGGGGCTCCGCCTCAAAAACGTCCGGGGGTTGGGGTATGCGCTCGAGGCGTGTTGA